A stretch of Corallococcus macrosporus DNA encodes these proteins:
- a CDS encoding alpha/beta hydrolase gives MAGLLKRIRWGRVLGVLVLPVLVAALALAGRAAWRSEQYFHYPKPAAVLPADFASAREVTLRTDDGVELRGWYVPSRNKAAWVLAHGLSQTRMDLLPEARVLRDAGYGVLLFDLRAHGQSGGETSTWGDKERQDVRAALAYVRAQPDVDPARVGLLGFSIGSAAAAEVAAKDPRVAAVVLLSPFNTLWLAAAYDFRRFGVVTQTGALIPFWRRGIALDEVRTLDAVDRIQPRPLFIVAGTEESGQPLLDELFAHVAPYAQTWRIPGASHGNFAATAPEEYPRRLREFADAALKPVAGVPAEVEKPAAPAGETKKAPAKKPSRRTKAGAR, from the coding sequence ATGGCTGGGCTCTTGAAGCGGATCCGGTGGGGGCGGGTGCTGGGCGTGCTGGTGCTGCCCGTCCTGGTGGCGGCGCTGGCGCTGGCCGGCCGCGCGGCGTGGCGTTCCGAGCAGTACTTCCACTACCCGAAGCCGGCGGCGGTGCTGCCCGCGGACTTCGCCTCCGCGCGCGAGGTGACGCTGCGCACGGACGACGGGGTGGAGCTGCGCGGCTGGTACGTGCCTTCACGGAACAAGGCGGCGTGGGTGCTGGCGCACGGCCTGTCGCAGACGCGCATGGACCTGCTGCCCGAGGCCCGGGTGCTGCGCGACGCGGGCTATGGGGTGCTGCTGTTCGACCTGCGCGCGCATGGGCAGAGCGGCGGCGAGACGTCCACCTGGGGCGACAAGGAGCGCCAGGATGTGCGCGCGGCGCTGGCGTACGTGCGGGCGCAGCCGGACGTGGACCCTGCTCGCGTGGGACTGCTGGGGTTCTCCATCGGGTCCGCGGCGGCGGCGGAGGTGGCGGCGAAGGACCCGCGGGTCGCGGCGGTGGTGCTGCTGTCGCCGTTCAACACGCTGTGGCTGGCGGCGGCGTATGACTTCCGGCGCTTTGGCGTGGTGACGCAGACGGGGGCGCTGATTCCGTTCTGGCGCCGGGGCATCGCGCTGGACGAGGTGCGGACCCTCGACGCGGTGGACCGCATCCAGCCCCGGCCCCTGTTCATCGTCGCGGGGACGGAGGAGTCCGGGCAGCCGCTGCTGGACGAGCTGTTCGCCCACGTCGCGCCGTATGCCCAGACGTGGCGCATCCCCGGCGCGTCGCATGGCAACTTCGCCGCGACCGCGCCCGAGGAGTATCCGCGCCGGCTGCGGGAGTTCGCGGATGCGGCGTTGAAGCCCGTGGCGGGAGTGCCCGCCGAGGTGGAGAAGCCCGCGGCGCCGGCCGGGGAGACGAAGAAGGCTCCGGCGAAGAAGCCTTCTCGGCGGACGAAGGCGGGCGCCCGCTAG
- a CDS encoding reverse transcriptase family protein — MTAKLESFVPAAPPQAVAETTPAAAPNTAAKREAARAAHDALLTRWKAITEAGGAEAWVQAQLEARGALAGEVDFSSLKEKEKTAWKAKKKAEAVERRALERQAHDAWKATHVNHLGVGIYWNEAGTPDKFDLEHREERARQNGLPSLNNAEELAKALGLSVSKLRGFAFHRDVDAGSNYVTWSIPKRTGGERTITSPKPELKQAQRWVLSNVVERLPVHGAAHGFVAGRSILTNALAHRGADVVVKVDLKDFFPSVTWRRVKGLLRKGGLPENTSTLLALMSTEAPRERMSFRGKTLHVAKGPRALPQGAPTSPGITNALCLRLDKRLSALSRKLGFTYTRYADDLTFSWTKAKAPKARRAQGAPVAVLLARVKDIVEAEGFTVHPDKTRVARKGSRQRVTGLVVNEAKEGTPAARVPRDVVRRLRAAIHNRQKGKPGREGESLDQLKGMAAFLYMTDPVKGRMYLDQLAKLEAAAPPAQA, encoded by the coding sequence ATGACCGCCAAGCTGGAGTCGTTCGTCCCCGCCGCCCCGCCGCAGGCCGTTGCTGAAACCACGCCCGCTGCCGCCCCCAACACCGCCGCGAAGCGCGAGGCCGCCAGGGCCGCGCACGACGCCCTCCTCACGCGCTGGAAGGCCATCACCGAGGCCGGCGGCGCCGAAGCCTGGGTGCAGGCGCAGCTCGAAGCCCGGGGCGCGCTCGCGGGCGAGGTCGACTTCTCCTCGCTGAAGGAGAAGGAGAAGACGGCCTGGAAGGCGAAGAAGAAGGCCGAGGCCGTGGAGCGCCGCGCGCTGGAGCGCCAGGCCCACGACGCGTGGAAGGCCACGCACGTGAACCACCTGGGCGTGGGCATCTACTGGAACGAAGCCGGCACGCCGGACAAGTTCGACCTGGAGCACCGCGAGGAGCGCGCGCGCCAGAACGGCCTGCCCTCGCTGAACAACGCGGAGGAGCTGGCGAAGGCGCTGGGCCTGAGCGTGTCCAAGCTGCGCGGCTTCGCGTTCCACCGCGACGTGGACGCGGGCTCCAACTACGTCACGTGGAGCATCCCCAAGCGCACGGGCGGCGAGCGCACCATCACGTCGCCCAAGCCGGAGCTGAAGCAGGCGCAGCGCTGGGTGCTGTCCAACGTCGTGGAGCGGCTGCCGGTGCACGGCGCGGCGCACGGCTTCGTGGCGGGGCGCTCCATCCTCACCAACGCGCTGGCGCACCGGGGCGCGGACGTGGTGGTGAAGGTGGACCTGAAGGACTTCTTCCCGTCGGTGACGTGGCGCCGCGTGAAGGGCCTCCTGCGCAAGGGCGGCCTGCCGGAGAACACCTCCACGCTGCTGGCGCTGATGTCCACGGAAGCGCCCCGCGAGCGGATGTCCTTCCGGGGCAAGACGCTGCACGTGGCGAAGGGGCCGCGCGCCCTCCCGCAGGGCGCGCCCACCTCACCGGGCATCACCAACGCGCTGTGCCTGCGCCTGGACAAGCGGCTCTCCGCGCTGTCGCGCAAGCTGGGCTTCACGTACACGCGCTACGCGGATGACCTGACCTTCTCCTGGACGAAGGCGAAGGCCCCCAAGGCGCGCCGAGCGCAGGGAGCCCCGGTGGCGGTGCTGCTCGCGCGGGTGAAGGACATCGTGGAGGCCGAAGGCTTCACGGTCCACCCGGACAAGACGCGAGTCGCCCGCAAGGGCAGCCGTCAGCGCGTCACGGGGCTCGTGGTGAACGAGGCGAAGGAAGGCACGCCCGCCGCCCGGGTTCCGCGAGACGTGGTGCGCCGCCTGCGAGCCGCCATCCACAACCGCCAGAAGGGCAAGCCCGGCCGCGAGGGCGAGTCGCTCGATCAGCTCAAGGGCATGGCGGCGTTCCTCTACATGACGGATCCGGTGAAGGGCCGCATGTACCTGGATCAGCTCGCGAAGCTCGAAGCCGCCGCACCGCCCGCGCAGGCGTAG